The following DNA comes from Anopheles coustani chromosome 2, idAnoCousDA_361_x.2, whole genome shotgun sequence.
aatcattcaacacAACCGGTCGGTGGTCAGCTTCTAGGTGGATCGATAAAGATGGTACAGATTCCCATGACGCACTTGCAGCCACCAGTACCAACAAACACGTACAAACACACGGGGGACCGACCGAAGGGCGCTTGGCGGGGTGGCGCTTGGAGAGGGCGCCTAGTGCACGCATTCATTCCGCGCGAAGTAAAGCCTCCGTAGTGGTGTTGTTTGCCGGtgccaccaaaaccaaaaacccatCACCTCGCGGCGCGCCACCACCGTTCCTATCTCTGTGCTATTGGCTTCGAGAACTGGTGGTGGATCCCGAGTGTTGCGAGCCGGGTACGAGCTAGTGCTCAAGTGGAGCGTTGAGTGGTCGGTGGTATAAAGCGCGTACGTCTGCGCATAGAAGTGGTCACATACCGGAAGCCACGCATCGGCGCGCAACTGGCTGGAAAGTTGGGGAGAGTTGCTTCCAGAACGTCCATCGCGAAAGGTACGCAACAATCAAATTAGGGCTCATCTTTACACGAGTTGATTACGTGGAACGTGCGTAACTGGAACTGATCCATACGGACGATGGTACACCGTTTGCGATATGATCATAGTGTACGATTATTGGATACCCGAGAAAAGTTCTACACCACTCCGgataacgtttaaagttcGAACTAACATTGCCACGTTAGGCGTAGTGCAAAGAACACGAAACtcaagaaaatatttaaaacccGGAAAAGGTCAAAACAGCTGAAAGACCTGTTCTTCAAGGCCGGTGACGATGTGTTTGCTTCAAGCGTGTGTGACAACAGCGGTATCCACACATTTCGTTTCGGATTAAGCCGGTCTTCGCTCAGCCGCTTGTCGCCTTTTCTACAATATTTTGAACGGAGGTCTCGTCCATTTCCATACAGAATTAAACGTAGCCGTAGTCACAACCACACGCACCATTGGTTTCAGTGCCCAGTGCTTTTTGTCTTCACAGGTTACAACATACGATGAAGCTCGGAGAAGGACTAGTGCTGGCCACTTTGGCTTGCCTGCTTCTCGCAGGATCGATCAACGCTAAAATATACACCAAATGTGAGCTCGCCAAACAACTGACCGCGAACGGGATCAGCCGGACGTACCAGGGCCATTGGATCTGCCTGGCGAACGCCGTCAGCGGGCTCGATTCCACCAAAACGACGGAGCTCCCGAACCAGACGCACAACTATGGAATCTTCCAGATTAACAGCAAAGAGTGGTGCCGCGTGGGCTACAAGGGAGGCAAGTGCAACGTCAAGTGTGAAGGTATGGTCcgattttcaaaacattcgaATTCGCTTGCATTTATAACAACCTTTGAATCTATGTTTTCAGATCTTGCTACCGATAGCATAACCACCGCCATCCAGTGTTCGAAACTCATCCAGCAGCAGAAGGGATTCAACGAGTGGCAGCTATGGCAAAAGAAATGCAAGGGCAAAGATCTACCGGACCTATCGAACTGCAATGCGGTTGGGTGAACACCCGTAACTACGTTTGTGATAGTTCTTAAACCTCGGAAATGCGtggtgttttcatttgaaaacttCGTATAAGTATCCTAGACACAATTGGCAAGCGGATCCTTATTTAATTTTGGATACTCCTAGGAAGGATGTAGTCATGTAATGGAAATTCATTCGTGTATCGATTGATATCGATccagtttgaaaaataaattaaacacgtTTACCAATACCATTAAACATGGTCTCCCAGAATCGGTGATATTGTAAGGTTacacaaatgtttgttttatgaatAAACTGTTAAACGATAGTACAATAAACATTCACCCATATTTGGTGGTAGATTTCCGCTGCCACAAAAGTTTACTATAATCGCCGCCTTTCTTCGTCGGGCACTGATTTGTGAGATTTATCATCCCCCGAACATTTTCGTGCCCGGTGGTCCCCGCCGATAACCGGGCAGGACATTGGCGTGCGAAATTCATGGCTTTCCGTCGTCGTCCTCCCTTTTGGCTTTGGAACGACAACGCCTGGTGACGATTAATCGTAGGCGAACGCTTTTCTCGCAGATCCGCCCGCCCGTTCCCGGGGCCTGTATGCAAATTATTCACCCATCAAACATGTCGTAAAATGAGTCAAATGATTAGAAGAACCATAAACTAAAGCGAAACCAAACGCTGCGAAGCCCCGTGGGCACGGGACGTCCCGATTAAAACTCGACcgacaataaaataatacgCGAATCCCACGGCACACGGGGGGACATGGTAGCATGGGAGCTAACTGGTGGAAACTCAAACTGGAGCTATCGTAAAATTGTAATGGGTTGCGATTTGAATGCATATGAGGCTCGTAGGGTATTAGGCAGATGGGGGTCCAGAAGGATGTCGCTCGTCTACTCGGTGACAGGTGTCGTTAAAAAGGAAGTCACCCTCTTTCTTTCCGACCGAACCCAATCAAGTCTGGTTGATATTtttcacacaaacaaaaaggcgACAGTCTTTTTGATGATCTCTATGATGATGAACTCTACAAtcctaaaagtaaaaatagaCCAGGATAAGAGAAACACGTACGTCTACATTGAACGAGTGTACATACTTGCCTAGTTCAAAATTACATTTCCCTTCTTAAAGTCAATACATAGTTCGCCTATTGGACTGGAATCCCGTAATTTTATTTACCTGCAagtaaaaggaaagaaaatggtcCCATTAGTTTTAGAAAACGTACGGAATATAAAAGTTATCGCATAGAAAGAAATGGTTAGAGCTGTACAAACTGGCACATCAAACTCCCACCTCAATCTGACACGGGAAAGGTGAAATAACAAATGATTGTTCATGATTGCTTCACCCAACCCAACCCAATCCAACGTCATGCGCCATAATCGGTTTTGCTACCGTCTCGCCAGGTTGTCCTCTCACCTCACCCGGGTATGATCGCGTGTCTGTACCTTGACAATCTAAAACGCTCCACGAAAAAAGACCCACAAAATCGTGTGCCTAATCCCTGCCAATCCAAACCCATTCTTTTGACAAACCCTGGGAGTCCCTTGAAGTTTGACCACCGACCGGTAAAGGGAAGCCGACCGctccttttctttcttccgttTCGCGCTCTAAAGTGGAGTGTTCAAATCTTGGTCCGATTTACCCGATTCCCCCCCTCGCAACCCGCATGGCCAACATCAAGTAAGGCCACAGCtgtggaagcaaaacaaccgATCGGCACGATCACGTTTCCTTGATCCTGCGAATATGTGTGGGGGTCGGTCGTGTGGCTACCTATGGGTCGAtaccttttcttttgcttccttcttttttttctaaactcaCTCACTCCACACAGCAGACTTTCATCCTCGAGGTGGTCCACCGATCCGCTATCCCTCGTCTGTTTGCGCCCCAGCGAAGGCGATTGCACGAAGCACGAAGAAAATATTGACAATACCGGCACAGGCCAAAAAGACGAAGGAAAGAAGTGATCCCCTGCGGTCCCGGAGCATTAAACGGCGGGCGCGCGAGCGCGACTCGGAAGCATGATCACGATCTCCGGCCCcgcgaagaagaagatgtcaAAACAAATGTCATTCGATCCCCCGAAAGGCCGTCAAACGGGGGGGGAGCGGTATCGCGAGTGGGAGTTCTTTTTCTTACCTCCTCACGACATCCGAAATTAGACGATCCCCCCTAACCCCTCCCCCGGTTGTGCTTGGCCACGCCAATTTTGGTGTAGCCATGGTTTAACAACCGCTAAGCAAACAGTTAGCGAGCGAAATGGCAGTACAAATTGAAACCCACTGCACGGTTGCGCCATTCATGTTTGATTTAGTGTgggaaattttatgtttttcatgcGATATAAATCACGGTTTTCATGGTGATTATTTAACTTGTTTAAacgttaatttaatttgtttaaacacCGATACAAACACCAATCAAATCGAACGCAATGATCAAACACCGATTGGAATGTTTCTTTAATCGAAAAATTATCTTTTACTTCATCTTTCACCCCATTTGGTCTGAAGTATCATTTGACCTTTTCGAATACGTACATGGAAACAACAGTTCGTGGAAAAAGCAGCTTAGAAAGTGGTTTAGTTTtactttatgttttgttttttgctcttTATCTGTCGACTTTTGACTCGCTTTCAACACATTAGAATGCACAAATGGGAACGACGGTCTTCTAGATCTGAGTCTTATCTTGCTCCGGTTATGCAAACAGCAACACCCGAGAGCTCCCTTCCGGAATGCCAACAGGGTTATGGACCGTTACGGAAAGGCCACGGATTTTTGCTCGCAAACAAACTTCCaccagcaaacaaaacaaaacaaaaaaggcggACTTGGTCGCCACAGTTCCCTCCCTCTTCGCACGCTTCCCGCGAGGCAAAACACTTGCTTTCggtttacttttttgtgtgtgactCACGGATGTGACCAGCGCCTAAGAACGGGCCCGCGGCTTCGTGTCACGCAACGCTGGAGAGGCCAAACATCCGGCGGAAAAGAAGATGGGCGTTTCGTTGCCGGCCGGGTGAACCGCGTACGTGATTTTAGAACCGAAGAAGTGCTCGTACACCCGTACAAGGTGGCGTGTCGTGCGGGTTTCTTCAAGGAGAGACGAGCAGCTACACCCCCCTAAATGCCGCCCTTCATTTCAAACCGGCCCTAGAACGGTCGGtcgaaagtgtttgttttgtttccgatAGTCATAATAACCATTATCTAGGCCCCGCGAGCGAAGGGTGATCGGCTTTATCGCGTTTCCGGAGCGTTAGCGGATGTGGCTTAACGGGAAGCATTTCCAATGAAAAGTTCTCGTCGCCAAACAGTTAGACGAACGAAGAGAACACCTGTACAGAACTTTTAAATCGAAAATCGATTCAAATCATAACTGCAACACTTAAAACCAACTAATTAATATTCATCCACGAACACACACCGTAAGGAAATTaacattcatttcatttactCGTCGTGGATTAATTTGACGCCATTTCGGAAATGCCAAATTGTTTGCGAAGCATGACAGAGAAGCACCGTTGCGGAAAAGAAATTTCCCTTCGCCAAAGAAGGGACTGGTAAGGGTGGGCTTCCGTTTTGGGGCGCATCGTCGTCATATCGTCCCCGGTTGATCGTAAACCCGACCGAAGTACCATTTGTCCCGCTGGAACAAAAGGGAAGTTGCACAATTAATTGTTGCCATTTTTGGCACCTTAATCCAGGAATCGTGCCTCCTTTCCGACACCGCAAACATGGTGTTGGGTGTGTGTGGTgggggggagaagaaaaatgtgcCTGAATTCATCCTCCAAAGGGCGTCGGATCAtgacgagcagcagcagaaggcgaaggaaaaaacacgaaTGACATCAACGATCCAGTAAGCACCGAACCCACGCGGGACCAGACGGAATTGCGAACGACTTCCGATAGTCTTCTACCGGGGAGAGGGTCTACCGGTGTGTTGTTCTTACCGCACGAGGGgcttttttccactccacgAAGTTCACAGAGGTGAAAAGAACAATCCCGTAAAAAAAACGGTCCGGTAATAAAGCACGGAATGATGataccagcaaaaaaaaaccaaacccaaaaGCCTCCAAAAGCACCaagcaaccaaccaaccccgcCAACCGGAGGTTATTTCGTATGCATGAGCAGACGCTTTGACATTGGATGGCGGCAACCGTGCCTCGCCTTCAGACTGTCGGCGACACAACATGCCCGATTCCTCCCCGGgccggaaaggggaaaaatacGCTACATGGCAAAATTATGCTGTCGACGTTGGGACGCGTAATTCTTGGGGGGGAAACATGGTGCTgcgaaagaaatcaaattggATTCGATGGATCATTTTTGTCTCAAAAACCTCAACTCAAGACTTACGTTAATTGTATGAAACttatcgaagatacgtgattTCGTACGTAAAAACTATGTGAAACAGTTCTGGGCTTAAGTAATTGGCGTTCGCGTCTAATAGACTCACCGAAAGTTCGAGGTTTAATCCAAAACtaacgaagaaaaacaggGTGTCTGAACTAGTTATTTCCTTCCTAACCTCACATTCCGTTCTTTTCCTTTGTCACTG
Coding sequences within:
- the LOC131266358 gene encoding lysozyme c-1-like — encoded protein: MKLGEGLVLATLACLLLAGSINAKIYTKCELAKQLTANGISRTYQGHWICLANAVSGLDSTKTTELPNQTHNYGIFQINSKEWCRVGYKGGKCNVKCEDLATDSITTAIQCSKLIQQQKGFNEWQLWQKKCKGKDLPDLSNCNAVG